Genomic DNA from Etheostoma cragini isolate CJK2018 chromosome 7, CSU_Ecrag_1.0, whole genome shotgun sequence:
ATATATTGCCTTATTAAACCCTCAATTAATATAATTGCTTATTACATGTTATTAGTGTATCGTAAAATAAAGTGAGACAAAAGTTGCTAGTCTTAATGTATTGTTTCATTataacttttcctttaaaatttTTCACAAATTAAGAACCTTGAAACACCAGTGTATATTAAATAATTTACACAGCATCTTTTAGCTGAGCTGTAGCTAAGCGATATTACATTTGctattacaatgttttcaatacttttaaaaactttcctaaactcttaatgCACCAACACACAATTGACAAGAGTTCATTTCTTGCTCGGAAttacacattgtaaactaaactccaaGACGTGTCAGGTCTGCCTTTATACAATAGAATAGTGCTTGTATTGATCATAGATTGTGTTTTGCACTGCAGTTTCTCTTGAAGCCTCTGTACATTTCAGTTTGGTTGTGTTTagtaaatgcatgcattttgtttcttttactgcagtaatttaataaaaaaaaagattgacccttctcagagtagctttataCAGTAGAATGTACAGTCTATGAAAATGAAGAGCTAGAGACAGAATGGTCCTGGTACTCCTCTTCCTTGTGAATACCTCATTCTTATTTTCAGTGTTCATCTATATTGTTCAAATAGGTCCTTTAACTGTATGTCCATCATGTGATTGAATAACCTTAACACCGGAGTGTTTTCCTGATGGGAATCAGCAGTGATTGATCTATTTGTgatttaaatttgtgttaactggattttgtgtcaaagcaaagagaaatgtgttaaatgtataGCCTACACAGACCGATGAGGTTCTGTGTTAAGTTTAGTAAAGTTgtttaaagttttgaaaaaaaattgtcagtgttgttttgaCTAAATATGTTTAGACCTTTCATTGAACTTCTTAGAAGTAGTaactataaaaaatacattataaaccCACATTAATTACTGACTGTTATCACAATATCATGTACTACACTCAGAAATAAACTGAGCTGCTTCTAGGATCACTTACTGAAATAAGTGCAATACGAATAGTATTATTTGAAAGATTTATTTGCAGTAATTCTGTTAAATAATTAAGAGACCAGATTGAGACAATTTGAAAAGTACAAGTTTTAAATTCTCTAAATCTTACGGAACACGTTTGGTAATGACAACTGCGATCCAATAAAAACATTGAGACCAGTTATTCattttagtttcatttaaatttacGTCATTATCCAAGACGTTTTGTTCATCACTGCAGTGAAAAGCaagatttaagaaaaacaaaagatggtAATGTGGAAAAGGCTTTGACGCACAGAAAGTCACAGTTTGCAAAGCCAGAGATATTGTCAAAAAGAGATAAAAGGAAGCCAGggatgaatttaaaaatgtctaggACCGCAGCGTCATTGTGAATCAGAAGAAGAATCTTTAACATCTGTGCTTTCCGTTGCCTCGCTGACTTCACTCAGCTCTTTGCTCTCTCCTCCACTGTCTCTTTCGTTCTCCCTCTCCTGGTCACCGGACCCTGACGGGCTCTGGCCGGACGGGGCGTCCTGACCCGAGACACGGACTCCAGGCTTTCTCAGCTGTGGGACATATTAGACGAAAACAACAAATTCACGGTTACAATCTGCTCGTCTGAGTTTAGTGGTGTTATGCGTCCCCTGCGGTCACTCGAGTGATAATCATGTCAGTGTAGCACTGATCTTATTGACAACAATTCATTTaggggattgctccggtgccgccagAAGATGCACCGGATGTCCTCATTTTTGTCCTGATGTCCCTTACCGTCTGCTGTCTTTGTGAAGGCATTCtgaactctggtggatttctaagGACTATGGGAGActgctcctcatatctctgTGGGTAAatcgagacagctagctagactatctgacgaattggagttttctgttgcacgactaaaacatcttttgaacaaacatgttccaccaaaacaagtttcttcctgaggctattttgcagaggcaccgctCTTGTGTTTGGCCAAAGACGATTGcaattggttttaagaaatacCAATAATCCAGAGCATAttgttctcccatcccggaatgcagtgtggactagccagaccttcctccgcagcgccgTGGAAGAAGGTCTTGTAATGCAAGACTAGTGTAGCACAAATGTGTTGCCATAGTGGCTAAATTTAGAAAATCGAGTCACCTCATCAGCCATGTGGGCAAGGTCTCTCTTCATGGCGTAGGCATCCTCCCCATCTGCATAGTATTTAGGCTCTACCTCACTAATCCTGTAGAGGAAccacaatattttacattagttgggacaaaataaaacagagggCAATAGCTGCCTTAAAGATGCAGAGGTCATATTCATTGGGGTGGGGGGTATGCATTACTGACAAGTGAAAAATGTACACGTAAACATGACCAAACCAACTATATCACCAATAGCCTGAAATCACTTGCGGACAGTTTACAGTTCAATGGGCTCATCTCAATTagagattttaaacatttggtgCAGGGTTAAGAGGCTAAAACTTGTAATTGCTTCCCTGGCTAGATACTGATACAGTgggctttgtcttttttaatgttttcttttatgttgtTAAGAACTTTGCATTGTTGCTATCTTGGCCAGGGAAAGAGATTTTGTAATATCAATGGGACTTACCTggtaaataaaggtttaataataacaacaacaatgtgctTTTACCAATATACTCGCAATAAGCTGATAGACAGATTTATTGGTCCAGCTCTACTCATCAGccttttttaaaaaacaggcTATACTACAtgagtacatactgtacataacaaATGAAACGcagtaatgataataataatattggcACCAAAATAGACTTACTGGAatttgagtgtgtttgagtAGAGGTGCAGGGCTGCTCGGTTGCTGCAGTGGGGAGAAAATATTAGTAAGTCTCTTGACAACAGGAGCATTAACACACAGTTGAAGCCTGAGCGCATTTTGGAAATAGGGAACTACACAACAATGTGTCTAGTCCACAGCAAACAGTTCACAGTACCTCTTGCGAACATGGAGCGAGACATATTTAGCATTGAAGTTTTCTATCATGGCCCGGCTGGCCTGGTCCATCAGCTTCTGAGCCAGGCCAAGACGCCTGTGGGAACGCTTCACAGCCTGGAACACAGATAAGGGGTTTATTGCCACAGATAAGCCAGACGAATATCTCAGTACAATAAGACATGTGAGATACATAATTGAGGAGATGTATAAGTTGTTCCTCGTTCAGACTCACCAGAGATGTGATGTGTCCGTGGGGTACATCATCTGGGTCCTCCTCCCtatgaaaaagtcacaaacgTTTTTTGGAAGACATtattgcacatgcacacacacatctcctctGTGCAACTAgtgtcagataaaaaaaaaaacatggtcatATACTCACATCTTTGCCAGCACATATCCTACAATTTTGCCATTTTCGTCCTCTGCAATGTAAGAGAgctaaaacaatttaaataaaaattattagTGCCAGACATTCacatgtagctaacgttaatggtGAAATTAGATTCTAGGAGCAGTGGTATCAGCAGAAACATAATAAGCACACAATGAATCACCTGAGGCCAGGACAATCCGTGATAAAAATAGTATTTCATCTGGTAGTTTTCTGGAAGGCACAGCAGGTTACAGTGCTGCATGTTCATAAGGTCCTCCGGCTAAAAGAAAGAAACCGAAAAAGTGCATGACACAATGACAACCACTTAATCGGCGAATTCGGAAAGCTAGCTAACTATGCTAGTTTAGCTAGCAGTTAGTAGAAACAGCATGGCTGTCGAGAAGATTTCAGCACGCTTACCCTTGCGTTTCGTATGTTC
This window encodes:
- the naa10 gene encoding N-alpha-acetyltransferase 10 isoform X3; amino-acid sequence: MNIRNARPEDLMNMQHCNLLCLPENYQMKYYFYHGLSWPQLSYIAEDENGKIVGYVLAKMEEDPDDVPHGHITSLAVKRSHRRLGLAQKLMDQASRAMIENFNAKYVSLHVRKSNRAALHLYSNTLKFQISEVEPKYYADGEDAYAMKRDLAHMADEFSSNMSHS
- the naa10 gene encoding N-alpha-acetyltransferase 10 isoform X2, with the translated sequence MNIRNARPEDLMNMQHCNLLCLPENYQMKYYFYHGLSWPQLSYIAEDENGKIVGYVLAKMEEDPDDVPHGHITSLAVKRSHRRLGLAQKLMDQASRAMIENFNAKYVSLHVRKSNRAALHLYSNTLKFQISEVEPKYYADGEDAYAMKRDLAHMADELRKPGVRVSGQDAPSGQSPSGSGDQERENERDSGGESKELSEVSEATESTDVKDSSSDSQ
- the naa10 gene encoding N-alpha-acetyltransferase 10 isoform X1 is translated as MNIRNARPEDLMNMQHCNLLCLPENYQMKYYFYHGLSWPQLSYIAEDENGKIVGYVLAKMEEDPDDVPHGHITSLAVKRSHRRLGLAQKLMDQASRAMIENFNAKYVSLHVRKSNRAALHLYSNTLKFQISEVEPKYYADGEDAYAMKRDLAHMADEVPQLRKPGVRVSGQDAPSGQSPSGSGDQERENERDSGGESKELSEVSEATESTDVKDSSSDSQ